In one Nomascus leucogenys isolate Asia chromosome 13, Asia_NLE_v1, whole genome shotgun sequence genomic region, the following are encoded:
- the LOC100581623 gene encoding protein FAM209A, which produces MWTLKWSLVLLLCLTCSCASMFSSLREKTSKPQGKVQYREHFRIRQNLPEHTQGWLGSKWLWLLFVVVLFVILKYQRDSEKNKEQSPPGLRGSQFHSPLKKKRNASPNKDCAFNTLIELEVELTKFMSKVRNLKGAMATGSGSNLRLRKSEMPADPRHITICDIWGEDSSS; this is translated from the exons ATGTGGACACTGAAATGGTCCCTGGTCCTGCTTCTGTGTCTCACCTGCAGCTGTGCCTCTATGTTCTCTTCTCTGAGAGAGAAAACTAGCAAACCCCAGGGGAAGGTGCAGTACAGAGAGCACTTTCGGATTCGGCAGAATCTACCAGAGCACACCCAAGGCTGGCTGGGGAGCAAATGGCTCtggcttttgtttgttgttgtgcTGTTTGTGATACTGAAGTATCAAAGAGATAGTGAGAAGAATAAG GAGCAGAGTCCTCCTGGCCTTCGAGGCAGCCAATTTCACtctccattaaagaaaaaaagaaatgcttcccCCAACAAAGACTGTGCATTCAATACCTTAATCGAACTCGAGGTGGAGCTTACGAAATTTATGTCCAAAGTGCGGAATCTTAAAGGTGCCATGGCAACAGGCAGTGGCAGTAACCTCAGGCTTCGAAAGTCAGAGATGCCTGCAGATCCACGGCATATCACGATCTGTGACATATGGGGAGAAGACAGCTCTAGCTGA